From Rhododendron vialii isolate Sample 1 chromosome 7a, ASM3025357v1:
gctctACTTGGAAAagtaacaaacgcgtatcgatacaccTTAAATCCATATCGATACAGAATGCTTATCTCTGGttcttcaagccagcctcccAATCTTGACACCtgacgaccgttggcttgcccgatgctcctcgccttcgttctttggtcactttggcacaagttccaccgagcgatgattcttgaattaacttgggggttgactttgcactcaaaatacgccttttaagggcgttttgcctgaaacactgaacaaactaccttacgagcaatattgactaaaaacgacaataatagctaaaagcacttctaactaacggacttaagcaccacgatcaaacAATCTTAGATGCGTATCAATAGTCTAGGGGGACATCCTCAAAGGCAGCACTCAAAATGGGTATGCCTGGGTTGGAATGAATCTAGAACTAAACTGAACTGAACTAGGAAAGAACAGAACTTCAACCACCTCAAGTGAAACCTTCAAGCTTTTTCAGGCTGTCCATCATCATACTTGTGTTGTGACGCTGGTTTTGAACGTCAAGAGTTAGGAAAAACAACCTGCACCTCAAGTTGATCCTTCACTCTGAGTTGGGGAAGGCAGTCAAGTAAGTTAATCGTATGCTACAATTATCGAAGTAGTTTTTTCCACTTTGGAAATATTCCCTGCAAGAAAACATAACTATAAGAATAGAAGTATTCCCTGCTATACACAATGGCCATGTGGTATCATCTTTTCCAACAATTGCGATAATACATTTTTTCCCAGTTGATGATCTAGAATGAGATCATATATGTTTGCAACAAACTTTTTTTGTGAGCGCGTATCATTCATGTCATGATAATTTAGGCACTATTCTAGGTACTGGTCATATTTCCTGCTCTGGTTGGTATCATTGGCCCCGGAAAGTAGCTCATATCTTTCACATGCCCTACTCAATTCTGcagatattttcaaattttcccaATCAGATTACATCATCCATTATAACAAACTCATCGTCACCATAGATTATATTTTAGTTACAGCTCTATACAAGAATCAACAACATGCACTCACTGATATAATAGTGCCCTGACTGCCGCTTAGAGCCAAGATGCATTCACCAGTTAAAGATCCATGCAATTCAAAATCAGTCCATGCATGTAGCATCTCTTTATACTATGCATGTTTAACTAGACTACACATATCTGCTACATTTTCAGTGCTGATCTCTTTTACACTGAGAGCCACCTTAGGCACATGTTGCAGTGCATTAGCAAACTATCAATAAGCATAACTTAGCTATTCCATTGATCCATACTGAAAGGTTTTGCATATGGTATCTATTTTGTTTAGATAGTCATGATTTGTAGGCCTTCTACAgactaaaatattttattaaattccTGAGATAATATGCATATAAGATAATGTCTATTTTAACAAACTTGATCCATTTCAACCTAAAATTGTGTTCAGAATACCCTTAACATTGCTTTCATACTCTTCATATGCAGACACATTACCTAAATGTCCAAGGCATAGCAAAGGTCACCGATTTCGCTCAAAGCTTCTACTACCTGACTTGCTCAATCTGCAAGAGAGCAACAAATGCATACGAAAATGGAGACTTTTGGTGCAACTACTGTGCCAAAAAAGTACCAGCCCTGACAAAGTAAAAAACCTTCTCCTATACCTTCATGCAATTtgtaattcaaaacaaaaaccacaccATCCCTACACAACTAACACACACTACTAAATAAAATCTTCCTAATTTGTAGGATCAAATTCAATATCCAGATCACTATAACTTTGAAAAGAACTACAAGACTTTTCTCACTTTTAACTCGCAATGCAATGGCGGGATATTCTAAAAAGAGGCATTTCAAAAGTCTTCGGtttaaggaaaaagaaatgcCCTTAGAGAGCTTTTTTTGCTTATAAAGCGAAGAAAGGAGTCTTCATCTGCACGTAAGAAAAGGGAGAATCTTCATGGACTGGCTTTGTTGAGGTCGCGAAAGTCCATGCACATGCGAACTCTGCCATCCTTTTTCGGGACAGTAACTATGTTGGCTAACCATTCGGGGTATTccgtcactacaagaaatccTGCCTTTAGCTGCTTCTCTACTTCTTTTATTCTCAACGTTTTTTATTCCTCATTCTCCTCAGTTTCTGCTTGACTGGCTTGGCATTAGGATACAAAGGGATTGTATGATCAAATACTTGGTCAAACTAATGCATATGACTTCTGCTACGAGCAACTACATGTAGAATATTAAAAACGACCACAAATAGATCTCCACAACAGGCACGACGGCGTGCTTTGCACACTGCCCTGCATCTAGTCAATCAAAGTATTTTACCTATCATCAATTGTGGTAGGGAAATATGATCTTAGAAATCATTTCCACTTCATTTTTTAGTACATATAATTTTCACAAAAGATGAGATTGGGTTTCGCTTGGCTTCGAATCGAAACTGGGTTTGAGACCACACAGTACTTTATCACTCCTTATCACTATCACTATCAACAATTGAGAATCCTACTACACatgagttttcttttctttcatttttttcctatcGGTCACATCGTTGTTATCCAAACAAGAGTGAACATATAGAGCAttttgtttgtggttgtagatttATTGGTGGTGTAAATCGCCATGCATAACACGGGTTTATTTTTTAGTACATATAATTTTCACAAAAGATAAGATTGGGTTTCGCTTGGCTTCGAACCGAAACTGAGTTCGAGACCACACAGTACCTTATCACTATCAATATCAACAACTGAGAACCCTACTGCACATGAGTTTTCCcttctttcgttttttttccTACCACATCGGTGTTATCCAAACAAGAGTGAAGACACAGAGCATTTTGTTTGGAAGTTGAAACGGGACCATTTTAGCCTGGACCATTTGTCAAGCCACATTTGTTGATTATTGCAGATATTTTCACACCAATAAGTCTACAACCACCTCACGCTTAATGTGAGAgatattgtttgtttgtttatatgTATAAGTGTTTGTTATTGTAATTTATTGGTAGTGTAAATGGCTGTGCACCAACCGCAAAATGACATCAGCTCCACCGAATAAGTCCACCGCAGCAGGCTTCACAGGATTCGATAGGATCTCGTCAAATTCAGTTCCCAGATTCACCTCATTATTACTACTCCTATGGAGGGCTGTTGGCCTTTGAAGCTTGAACTACACAGCAGGAAAAGATACCCTACTACCAGACTCACATTGTACAATGGGTCATTTAGAGACCAAAACTCTATATTGAGGAAagatttttataatttattgcttttttttaaattttttttatattttatgaaGGAATTTTGAAGGAATCCATTGTCTTTTTGGAAATTTGAAGCTTTTGGGTCTTTAAAAAAGACGATTAGACTCTCCAAGATTCTTGATAAAGTacaaaaagttgaagaaaagaTGAGATAAATTACGAAATCTCCCACCAATATAGAAATTTGGTCTCTAAAATGAAGATATAAAACTTGATTCAAGACGCTCTAATGAATCATCACTATGCGGCTAAAACTAAATTGAATGAGCGTAGTCTCTTAAAAgtgtttaaaatacaaaaataataaaaatactttttttatgacaaagtacaaagagaaaaaatacTAACACTGCACCAGGAAGTGTTACATAGAGGAAACAAGCTAAACTTATCACTATACTCTTtacacatttctctctctctcgtagcaattgaacacacacacacaaacacatggCCCCACTCACATGCAAATATCACAAGACAATATTATCCTCTACAACAGTTCCTCACACCAGCTTAACGGAAATCGGGCTTTTAACAACGTATTTGTTGTTAACTGATGCCCAGCGAAAAAATCCGTCGACATAGGCCGCTAGGGCCGGGCCGGTTGAGCGGCTAAATGTCACTTTGTAAGTTAATTCCTGGTTCACCTCTGAGAACTCGAGCGTCTCAGGGTCAACAGTCACGGTAACACCCACTGGTTGAACAATGACAGAGCGGTAAGAAAAACCACCGGCCGGCCCGACATTTCTCACTGTCCTTGTATACGTCTGATCAGTATAACCCAGAGTGATGGCAAAAGATGGATAATTTAGATCCGCTTCAGGTATGCTTCCTACCTCCGTGCAGTTCACTTTGCTTTTTGTAATGATCCCAACCTGTTGGTCACTGTAATTCAAACCACACAAGTAAGGTATGTAATCATCCGGTTTAATATCATAAACAAGTCCTGGATCAGTGGCTTTTGACGGGTTGACATGGCCTGAACCGGTAGCAAACAGGTCCGCGGGCAGCATCCTTTCGTCGACAATGGGCTTCTGGTCGAGGTTTAGCGAATCTGCGGTGGTCATGATTGCGGATTTTATAGCCGCTGGCGACCAGTCCGGGTGCACGCTCTTGACCAAGGCAGCAATACCGCTAAGGTGAGGACAAGACATGGAGGTGCCAGAAATCATGTTAAAGATCGATTTCGTCTTATCGGTCTTGTTTTCGACAGAGAATGGCCAGGCAGCTAGAATGTTCACTCCGGGCCCGATGATGTCGGGTTTTAAGATGCCCGGGCTTGCGAGGTTCGGGCCTCTAGATGAGAAATAACTAACCATAGGTGCTGTTTTGCCTCCAATGAAGGTTCCCTTGAATGCGATTGTGGCCATGGGAGTAGCTGTCGAATTCATGTACTCTAGGATCTTTACTCCGGCAGCGTAGCTCAGATATGTTGCGGGTAGATTATGAGCGGCGTCTAGCTCAATAGTATACCCTTGTATCTCTTGGTTCATGAGAATCATGGCGGCACCGCCTGCATCCTTCACAGTAACTCCCGCCATATCGCCACCCACCACGCACAAAACTACCTTTCCTTTGACGTCGGTGTTGTCCAGAGATCCCGCCCCGCACAAAGCAGAGTCCGGACTGTTTGCTCCGGCGTAAACAAGTGGCAACAAGGTTGCAGGAAAATCAGTGGGCTGGTACAAGGACTCGCCGTCGCATTCCTCGTTGTTTCCTAGTACGACCGTGGCTCTTATGCTTCTGTCTATGGTGCTTGCACCAACTGTGAGAATCCACGGAGCTCCGTTAAATAACAAACCGTTGATTGGACCTTCGTTACCGGCTGAGCAACTGACGAAAATGCCCTTCTGTGTGGCACCGAATGCGCCCAACGCAACGCTGTCTTTATAGAAAGGCATGGAGCC
This genomic window contains:
- the LOC131331859 gene encoding subtilisin-like protease, with amino-acid sequence MALMLILTLICIFNSYPTMGETVKTLFTSQVSKEQSTLETYIVLVNVPDKQEAFGREAVKAYYNSFLPSASRMDYTYHNVVNGFAARLSAEEVKAMEKMDGFVSAWPQKVCTLHTTHSPSFLGLQQNLGVWLGANYGKEVIIGLLDSGITPDHPSFNDEGMSPPPAKWKGKCDFEGKACNKKLIGARSFGGDNLPPIDEVLHGTHTSSTAAGNFVSGANVFGQANGTASGMAPLAHLAMYKISGKSSRLESVILAAMDAAVEDGVDILSLSLGVGNGSMPFYKDSVALGAFGATQKGIFVSCSAGNEGPINGLLFNGAPWILTVGASTIDRSIRATVVLGNNEECDGESLYQPTDFPATLLPLVYAGANSPDSALCGAGSLDNTDVKGKVVLCVVGGDMAGVTVKDAGGAAMILMNQEIQGYTIELDAAHNLPATYLSYAAGVKILEYMNSTATPMATIAFKGTFIGGKTAPMVSYFSSRGPNLASPGILKPDIIGPGVNILAAWPFSVENKTDKTKSIFNMISGTSMSCPHLSGIAALVKSVHPDWSPAAIKSAIMTTADSLNLDQKPIVDERMLPADLFATGSGHVNPSKATDPGLVYDIKPDDYIPYLCGLNYSDQQVGIITKSKVNCTEVGSIPEADLNYPSFAITLGYTDQTYTRTVRNVGPAGGFSYRSVIVQPVGVTVTVDPETLEFSEVNQELTYKVTFSRSTGPALAAYVDGFFRWASVNNKYVVKSPISVKLV